The Granulicella sp. 5B5 nucleotide sequence CCCCGCTTCGCCGCCGCCGGCTGCGCCGTCATCTCCAACTCCTCGGCCTTCCGCATGGCCCCCGACGTCCCGCTAGTCGTCCCCGAAGTCAACGCCGACCACCTCGAAGTCATCGAGTCGCAACCCACGCGCAAGCGAACCGGCGGCTTCCTCGTCACTAACCCCAACTGTTGCGCCATCGGCCTCATCCTCCCGCTCAAGGCGCTTGAAGACCACTTCGGCATCGAAAAGCTCTTCGTCACCACCATGCAGGCCGTCTCCGGCGCAGGCTACCCCGGCGTCCCTTCGCTCGACATCCTCGGCAACGTCATCCCCTACATCAAGTCCGAAGAAGAAAAGCTCCAGGAAGAGATCGCCAAGCTCTTAGGCACAACCGACGGCAAAGGCTTCCAGCTCCTCGACGCCACCGTCTCCGCCATGTGCAACCGCGTCCCCGTCCTCGAAGGCCACACCGAGTGCGTCAGCATCAAGCTCCGCAAGCCCGCCACGCATGAGCAGATCCTCGCCGCCTGGCACAGCTTCCAGCCGCTCCACGGCAAGGGTCTCGATGGCCTGCATCTCCCCTCCGCTCCCGAGTTCCCCGTCGAGTACGTCCACGGCGACGCCCGCCCCCAGCCTCGCCTCGACCTCATGCGCGGCAACGGCATGGCCACCACCGTCGGCCGCCTCCGCCCCTGCACAATCTTCGACTGGAAGTTCACCCTGCTCTCCCACAACACCATCCGCGGTGCCGCCGGCGCCGCCATCCTCAACGCAGAGATCCTCGCCGTCCTCGGCAAGTTCGACTTCCGCAAATTCCCGCCCGTGAACTCCGCTCTCAGCGAGGCGGTGACCGTATGAGCACCCCCCGCCAGCACATCGTCGTCATGAAGTTCGGCGGCACCTCCGTCGAGGACGCCACTGCCATCCTCCGCACCGCCGCCATCGTCAACGGCCGTGTCCGCAAGGGCCTCAACCCCATCGTCGTCGTCTCCGCGATGTCCAAGGTTACCGACACGCTCCTCGCCGCAGCCGCAGCCGCCGGCAAGAACGACCGCGAAGGCGCGCTCCGCCTCTCCGACGGCCTCCGCACCCGTCACCTCAAGACCGCAGGCGACCTCGTCGGCCTCTCGCCAGAGACAGCCGACCGCCTCACCTCGCTTCAGCTCAACATCCATCACGACTTCGACGCACTCGACGACCTCCTCCGCGGCATCTCCGCCGTCGGCGAGCTCACCCCGCGCACCGAGGACAACGTCGTCAGCTTCGGCGAGCGCCTCTCCAGCCAGATGGTCGCCGCCGCTTTCTCTGAGCATGGAATCTCGTCGGCCCATGTCGACGCCCGCACCGTCATCCTCACCGACTCGCACTACGGCAAGGCCACCCCCAACGAGCGCGCCATCGAAAACGCTCTCGTCTCGCAGGTGCTCCCGCTCATCGACCTCGGCAAGGTCCCCATCATGGGCGGCTTCATCGGCTCCTGCGACGGCATCACCACCACCCTCGGCCGTGGCGGGTCAGACTACACCGGCGCCCTCGTCGGCGGCGGCCTCCACGCCGGAGCCATCGAAATCTGGACCGACGTCAACGGCATCATGACCACCGACCCGCGCATCTGTGCCGACGCCCTCCGCGTCCGCACCATCAGCTTTGAAGAGGCCGCCGAGCTCGCCTACTTCGGCGCAAAGGTCCTCCATCCCGCCACGATTCTTCCAGCGGTTCAGAAGAACATCCCCGTCTTCGTCCTCAACAGCCGCAACGCGCAAAACGAAGGCACAAA carries:
- the lysC gene encoding lysine-sensitive aspartokinase 3, whose amino-acid sequence is MSTPRQHIVVMKFGGTSVEDATAILRTAAIVNGRVRKGLNPIVVVSAMSKVTDTLLAAAAAAGKNDREGALRLSDGLRTRHLKTAGDLVGLSPETADRLTSLQLNIHHDFDALDDLLRGISAVGELTPRTEDNVVSFGERLSSQMVAAAFSEHGISSAHVDARTVILTDSHYGKATPNERAIENALVSQVLPLIDLGKVPIMGGFIGSCDGITTTLGRGGSDYTGALVGGGLHAGAIEIWTDVNGIMTTDPRICADALRVRTISFEEAAELAYFGAKVLHPATILPAVQKNIPVFVLNSRNAQNEGTKIVAAPPPCASPFKSIAAKKRLTIIDIVASRMLLAHGFLKLVFDVFDKHKCAIDMVSTSEVSISVTVDSREALPAICAELSQIADVKYESDKALICLVGEDIRGQAGISAQVFTAISHVNVRMISQGASEINMSFMINEEDVDEAIRSLHKKFFASPDPTVFDIEARTVVAAKV
- the asd gene encoding aspartate-semialdehyde dehydrogenase — translated: MERRNVGILGATGAVGQRFIQLLADHPWFNITWLAASARSAGKTYAEACQWRLDTPLPAHIAQMVLQPNVPEDAGADLPRIIFSSVDSPIAKDLEPRFAAAGCAVISNSSAFRMAPDVPLVVPEVNADHLEVIESQPTRKRTGGFLVTNPNCCAIGLILPLKALEDHFGIEKLFVTTMQAVSGAGYPGVPSLDILGNVIPYIKSEEEKLQEEIAKLLGTTDGKGFQLLDATVSAMCNRVPVLEGHTECVSIKLRKPATHEQILAAWHSFQPLHGKGLDGLHLPSAPEFPVEYVHGDARPQPRLDLMRGNGMATTVGRLRPCTIFDWKFTLLSHNTIRGAAGAAILNAEILAVLGKFDFRKFPPVNSALSEAVTV